The genomic interval TGAAGAGCGGTTGCCAGTACCTTTCACTCTCGGTCGTTTccctttgaatttcaaagaagCTTCCAAACCTATTGTTCCACATGAGGTCTTTAGCTCAATAATCAGAATCCACTCTCTGTACAAGAGAATATCAGTAAATTCCGCGTGGCCACATAAGATGAAAAGCCTGGATAAGACCTCAGCAGGATTTGAAACATGTCAGGATCGACAAAGGAGACTGCTTTTGGACGAAAAAGTGGTCATGTGACAATCACGTGACATGCTGTCGTACCATGTGAACACTCAAATTGTAGGTAGGTACATGATCATCATTTTTTCAGATGGGTTTGGGGCACTTCAgtgaaaaaagatgaaatttgagGTCAATTTCCGTTTGAGCCTCGTTTCCATACTGAGTGCCATATCATGGTATAAAGCCCCATTTATCTCGTTAGCGGTACCACAATTCAGGACTACATAGTATCTTATCTTAAAGAGCAGGTATTGGTCTATCAGAATCACCTGTCAAACCTTTTCTGTCGGGTGGGTTGAACCAACTCGTTAAATAAGGCTTTTTCAGAAAATAGCTCCTTGactaagtaaagaaatagagaaagataaatttttttcttgtcacaagtctgggacaaagaaaaaaaattctgagttcccatgaagATTGAACCTCAGGCCTTGGGATTCCTCCCTCCAATGCTCTACCATTGAGCAACAGAGACTCAGTGGTAAACAAAGCCCAAGGTCTTCacagggactcagaattttgtctttgtctcACTCTTGTTACAAGACCAAAAAcatctttatctttttctcATTGGCTAAATAGCATGAAGGGAAAGGAAGAAGGTTGTTAAATTTCAGTTTCACAAGATTCTTTCTCTACCTACTATAGGTTGATTATCAATCCAAACCTCAACCAGCACAATTGCTCCTGAAAGCAATCATACAAGTGCCTATACTCTACTTGGTTGAGAAGACTGAGTAGTATGTCATATCTTGCATTAATCATCCGTTCTGAGGTTGATATAATACTGAAGCACTAATTTCCACTatgcaatatttttattttctgtagTAGCAAGTAAATGAGAATGTACTAGCTCTAATAATTGTTTGAGTAATCatgcttttaaaaacaaacttcctCTTCACACTCAGTAGTTACAGTCAAATAATACTATCTTTTTTTATCTAAACAAATTATTGGACATTATTGGCCCTATTTTTTGGCAAATAACAATTTGGCTTGCAGGAGCATTATAATTATGGCATTATAATTATGACATGTCATTGCTGTTATTTAATAAAAACCCACCTCATGTTCTATGTGGCTGTACTCTCCCTCTGTGTTTTCTCTGATTATTACTAGATCAACATCACCATGCCTTAGAAGAAGAATATTTTTACCAAACTAATATACAGTCAAATATAATTAGTAAGTACAAAAATTGCTCATACAAAAAACCATCTAACAAATTTCAATGACAAAAAAACGATTTCCaacacaaaatataaacaactCTTACCGTACAGGGATACCTGGGATGGATTTACATCTCACAACATTTGCAAATAGATCCAACTGAAGACTAgtcatcaaaaagaaatcagtatatttacaaataaatttcagaCTCTAAATAATCTCATGGATACAAAGAATatcataaagaaaaacaattcctttaaaataagaaaaaaaaaatcatttcccATGGATTAAATTGTGATAATGCAATGCAACaagataaaaattcaagaaatacaTGAGTTAAAAAGTCAAAGACAACAATATAAATATGGTTGAAGGTTACATTATTGTCTTAAATGTATAGTTGGTCTCTTGATAGAGATCCTTTTTCTGCTCTAATTTGAAAAAGTGGATTATTATTCATACTGACCGTAACTCAACATTGAGTGACTTAAAAGTCGGTTGATCTAATGGagtaaaaatatttcctaaaaACCAAAATGAGCCAGATCAGTGTATCATACAGAATTGTGTATTTtagaaaaaaggtaaacattCTCTGACAAATGTGGcctacaagtttttttttctaccaagaAGTTGTGAATGTTCATATTCTTAAATCCTttcttggaaataaaaattaagcaGAACAATTTCAATTAATGCAGGTTCCATGTAGACATAGATAAAGTATATGCACCAACTGACCACATGGATCAGTAAGGCAAAAGGAATCAACCACCATATAATTGATATTGGATATAAAATAACATACAGTTGTGAGTGTAAATCAAGGTGTTTTTGTAGAGCTGTGATTCATTATCTAATTGTAGGCAACAAAATGGTAGAATGCTTTCATTTCAGAGTAAAAAATTTATACATCGACAGGAAACCTATGAAAAAAGTGAGGAGTATAAAGTTTCTACAGCAATTGAATACCTTTAATTGCAGCTCCATTTCTCTTTACTGATGTAACAACATCCTCTAGAGTATCACTGAATGTGTCCTCATCACTCAGATTCAATCCACTGGAAAAGATGGGAATAAGCATTTTAATgtaatcattttgaaattaaactaTCTCTGCCCTTTACTGGAATCATTATTTACCAATATTTACAGACACTATCAAATCTTATTAGCACAGAGTATATATCTTACCTTAAATTAAGCTCTTCAAAATCAACTGGTGCTCCAATGTATCTAAAACAGGAATATATGACAATTCTATGGAAATAAATGCTAAATAAAAGCATCTAGTATCAGTAGAGATGTCCCCTCTTGTTTATTGGAGCAATTCTATGAGAGACTGACCacagataaaaattatattcattCAGTATTGATAGCTTAAGTATGAAGCATAAAACAAACACTGACATCCCATTCATTTTACATGCAGTGGTTGGCATATTTTCGCACATGGTAAATGCAGCAATTTGCAATAATTTCAGGGTATACTGTTTATGTTTCAGATAACATGACTACGTACCTgaatatatcttttactgctgtaaccATCTCCGGACCCACCCCATCTCCTGGGATTAGTGTCACAGTGTTACGGCCACCATACTTTGCATGCAAAGGGACTTCGTGAGTTTGGTGGAAAGCATCctaaagaagaatatcaaaaaGTTAACGTCTGTAAAGAAGGATTTAAgtacaaaatatttcttagcttGTTTCCTTATGGCAGACACAAATCGTACTAGGTTGGGACGTCTTTCAATTTCTAGCTACGTTTTCTCTGATTTTACGGCAGGTTTTCTCAATTTACTGGTTTAGAAAATGGAACCCACCAAATCAATCAACCTTTAGTCATATTTGATCAAAGTTCCTCCTGAGTTTCATAAAAATACTTTCAGTTTAGTACACACAATGCTTGCATGAATTTTGCATTTCAGTTGATGTTCCCTTCATACACAGAGCACCTGGCATAAAGCTATCGTACGGAAAtgaggaaaattaaattttgggTACTTCTCGGCTGTAGCTCACAAGATACcagaaattttcaaagtgaaaaaacattcaaagagTTAAGGGAATATGTCACAATAAGTTTCGAGTTATACCTGTCTGCAGATTAGAGGTGACAGCTGACGGACATTCCTCCTCAAAATGAACCCAGAGAAACTTGAAGCGCAGCGCAACACAGACCAACCGACAGCAGCCATGTTGTGTATCGCGGTCTCGTCTCAAATCAGCGGCAACTACATTTGTCAGCACCTACGAAAGTCTTGTTAAATGAATTTCACTTCCCTCTTACGTGCATTTTGTTAGTGTTTCTGTAATTCATCGTCACTTTATAGTCAATCTAGGTTTGTATTTGTCCTCAGAAAGTTCTACTTCTGCTGTGATACTGCCGATTAGGCTATTCCAGTGATAAAAGCAGTCTAAAGCAAGGTTGAGATGGACTGTGGTGAGCACGTTGTGTTGGATGAGACAACCGAGTTGCAGTTCCTTTCAAAGGAAGAACTCATCCAAAGGGTGGTCAAGCTAAcaaaagagaaggaagaagtACTTTTGATGCTTGATGAAAGCTCTTCAGTGGAACAGAAACCAGATACGAAGAAGGCACTTGTATCGGCAGATCGTAGAAAGAACTCCAAGGAATCTAAGGCAGGCACTGGAAACACTAGCAAGCAAAAGTCATTTGATTTTTCTCGATATCATAAACGACACATAGCTCTGAAAATAGCTTATCTTGGATGGGACTTTCATGGCTTTGCTAGTCAAGAGAGTACAGAAAACACAATTGAAGGTCACCTTTTTGCCGCTCTATATAAAGCTTGTCTAGTAGAAAACAGAGCTAAAAGCAACTACTCCAGATGTGGAAGGACGGATAAAGGGGTTAGTGCCTTTTCACAGGTTGTTTCCCTTGATGTACGATCAAATCTGGCTGAGGGTCTTGGTGTCATTGTGAGTGGGGACAgagaaaaagtacaaaaaagaatCGGTATGTATTGAACTTCTAATTTCAATCACTCAGTTCCTCTTCCCCCAccttgaaaatatttgaattagAAATCGTTTCACTTTTTGAGGTTGTGTTTATGACACTTAAAGATCCGTTGTGTTGCTTCCCTACAATTGCAATCTTGTTACTACTACAgggttaaataaaaaagtttacttaacttttatttttgcaaaagatTAAAAGTTTGATTAATTCATTGGCAGGGAGAACCAAGGAGATTTCAGAAATCTCCTATGCTCATATTCTAAACAAGCTCCTTCCACCAGAAATCAGGATTATTGCCTGGATGCCAGTGGAACAAGAATTTGATGCTAGATTCAGTTGTTTACACAGGACATATAAATACTTCTTCCCTGCAGCAAATCTTGATATAGAAATCATGAATTGTGCAGCTCAGAAATTTGTAGGAAAGCATGACTTTAGGAATTTTTGTAAAATGGATGTTGCAAGTGGTGTTTTAACTTTTGAAAGAGATCTTCTATCAGTTACAGTTGAAAAGATAAAGAATGACTCACACCACTGCAGTGGCTATCAAATATGTGAAATAACAATTTGCGGGTCAGCATTTCTATGGCATCAAGTGCGATGTATGGTAGCTGTACTTTTCATGATTGGTCAGAATCTAGAAAATAAGGAAGTTATTGACTGGATGCTTGACATCAAGCAATGTGCGAGTCGACCACAATACAATATGGCCTCAGAATTACCTCTTGTGTTGTATGACTGTTGTTATGAGCAAATGTCATGGAAACATGAATGCGGGACTTTAGAAGCCTTATTGAAAGACTTTCAGAAGTTGTGGACAAGTCAAGCCATCAAAACAGCAATACTTAGTAAGTTGACTGAAAAGCTAGATGATGCAGCTGTGATTAAATGTGTTGACAGGAGCAACATTGCTGGTGAGCATGACAGTGGCGAGATTGTTTCATGGAGTGACACAAGACAACCTCAATTTCATCAGTTGATGTCATTGGTCCCCttccaaataaaaaacaaaacacgcAAACCACTTGCTAAAAGAGACAGGCATGAAAGTTTTGAATTCAAATTGGAGGTAGTTAATGCAAAGCGAAGAAAAGCTGGCAAAGAAGAATTTGCAGAAAAGGCAAGTGAGTCGAGTTAAGGAATGAACAGTGTGttccatgtatttttttatGGTAATAAGCTGGAAACATAGGACTTTGCACATATAGAGTACAGtttaaggttgaaaaaaaaaagcatccaACATTTACCTTGTGTGTTTTTAGAGGCCATAAACTTACTTAAAAGGAGTGttgatttgtaaaaaaataCTGTAATTGTTCTTCCAGAAACTCATCATCAGCCAGGTACCAACACAATCAACAATTAccttaatattaaaaaaagaactacattattttatttgttgttagGGCATGACTATCAGGTTGGTCAGTGAATAGTGCTGTGATTGGTGACCAAATTACCTAATCCAGTGATGATTTCTTTAGATTTCAATTTGTGGTTGTGAAAGTAACAATTATTGCTAGAATATAACGATAGAAGGTGGTATATATGGTGTTTTTTTTCACTGACAAAGGGTTTCAATGCTGCATTTCGTGGATTTTAAAGGTTAAAACGTATATTGGTGGGTATCGCCACCTACAGGTTTATAACTCTAGCTAGTAACAAGgactataaatgttgttgttgctgATCTTTTTTGTTCAGTGCAAGTAAAGTTACGTGAGCAATTTTTTGGCAGTTTGCATACCAAAGATTCTGCAAAGAAACGATATTTAGAGGCAAAACTATCGTAATATTTTGCTGTGCAGGTGTTTCCGGAATGCACAGAATTAAAGAAAGGGACAATGATCATTGTAAAAGTACTTGAGACTAAGTAAATACAATATTTTACAATTACATCAATATTTAGGGGGCGTACATTTTAATTCAC from Pocillopora verrucosa isolate sample1 chromosome 14, ASM3666991v2, whole genome shotgun sequence carries:
- the LOC131776485 gene encoding tRNA pseudouridine(38/39) synthase; the encoded protein is MDCGEHVVLDETTELQFLSKEELIQRVVKLTKEKEEVLLMLDESSSVEQKPDTKKALVSADRRKNSKESKAGTGNTSKQKSFDFSRYHKRHIALKIAYLGWDFHGFASQESTENTIEGHLFAALYKACLVENRAKSNYSRCGRTDKGVSAFSQVVSLDVRSNLAEGLGVIVSGDREKVQKRIGRTKEISEISYAHILNKLLPPEIRIIAWMPVEQEFDARFSCLHRTYKYFFPAANLDIEIMNCAAQKFVGKHDFRNFCKMDVASGVLTFERDLLSVTVEKIKNDSHHCSGYQICEITICGSAFLWHQVRCMVAVLFMIGQNLENKEVIDWMLDIKQCASRPQYNMASELPLVLYDCCYEQMSWKHECGTLEALLKDFQKLWTSQAIKTAILSKLTEKLDDAAVIKCVDRSNIAGEHDSGEIVSWSDTRQPQFHQLMSLVPFQIKNKTRKPLAKRDRHESFEFKLEVVNAKRRKAGKEEFAEKASESS